The Zingiber officinale cultivar Zhangliang chromosome 2A, Zo_v1.1, whole genome shotgun sequence genomic sequence cgcttgccttctcgtcgactgaagtcccggatgaagcaccaactttacggacgaatgccaacaagcaaatcagtcaaagaagctcactcgaagcttcgaagctcagcaaagctcaagagcacagctttcagaagaacagcagctcagttcagaggaggaagaagaagtaagaagtagtagccctcgatctccttttataacctctgatatcctgagccaacctgcgaacctgcaagcaaaaaggccagaacacagaagcccgaaataacctagccgttgagtcacaacgactagtcctggaccgatcagactccaccctgatcggtccaaggttcttctgatcggtcatggagaccgatcaggctctatgctgatcggtccccagaccgatcagaatgctttcacagagagttgcccaactctctgtgcgtaccctaatcggtcccggggaccgatcaggcttcctgctgatcggtccccagaccgatcagtaagctcacagaggtacattgatcgctttctgattggtctccagaccgatcaggaaaccacagtatcagtggatcggtcaccagaccgatccaggtcttgatttttacccaaaccaagtccaaaccaatatccggtcaaccttgacctcttggtacatcatgcttagcatccggtcactcccttgacctgctaagactccccaccaagtgtccggtcaatccctttgacccacttggacttttctcttcgtgtcaagtatccggtcactcccttgacctacttgaccttctcaacaccagatgtccgatcacccttgatccatctggatttttccttgcccggcttcactcaccaggactttcacctagcttcactcactaggattttcacctggcttcacttccaactgaccggcttcactcaccgggactttccaactgcctcactcaccaggactttccctggcttcactcactggactttccctagcttcactcactagggttttcacaaccgcctggcttcactcactaactgcctggcttcactcaccaggacttatccgtctgcctggcttcactcaccaggactttccacatccggtccagagaacgagctaccgagccctctctgaccacagttcggggaacgagctaccgagccctctccaacttccatccggtccatagaacgagctcccgagctctctctgaccacagtccggagaacgagctaccgagccctctccgacttcccatgtgccaagcttccatacttggacttctccgtgccaagtctccatactcggacttttcccgtgccaagctccctgcttggacttttcaccatgccaaactccctgcttggacttttcccatgccaagctccctgcttggacttttcccatgccaagctccctgcttggacttttctgagtcaggtcaactcacctcgggtcaaccaggtcaaccttgaccacgggttacacccacaatctcccaagcttgtatcattgtaaaacatcaagatacaacttttctgttcacgtcaaacattgtcaaacataactcgtcaaacatcaaaacacaactcgagtcaagtcaacccgagtctggtcaaccaggtcaaccttgacctaaggttgcaccaacacacggTTGTCTATAAAGTGGATGATCCCGATCCATCAATGGATGATTCCCTGGAAAACtttcggctagctcacgtagcttcttgtgggtggagaaatctcaccacaactcgcacaagactacactagatcacttgagcaCTTAGAGACTCTAATTAAGGTTAACCATTATTAATTTCATCAACTATACCTAAGCATCCCGAACTCTATTAAATAGAGTTCGGGAGGAAAGCACCAAGCTATATTTCtgccatcagtcgactggtaaaaacattagtcgactggtcctaagtggaATTTGATTATTATAGGTCAACGATtcgataccagtcaactgatgaaaaTACCATTCGACTGATTCACATGGGTTGAGCAAACAGAGGTATTTTGTTCactaccagttgactgatgaaaatatcagtcgactgctacagtaagtGCTACAGTGCTACCGTAGTGATTGCTACATTTTTActgcagtaactgctacagtaaaatcctaagcCTAGAattttactctgagtacaatctctcatacaCTCATCCTTGCCcacacaacctagacctagccttctagtctcctccatcacCCTCGCGTCCCTctgatgcctccccatccttcacgtcttaccttctaGAGCTTCTATCGGCCttatcattattgtcgggtcttcctttgacAAGAGGTCACACCTTTGGGACTTCAtacattgccaagtcacacttggacttacgttgtcaagactacatcactacaacaaaaaccctcatagacatcggttttccaccggtgtctatttcattttcgaccgatgtctatgaagccgatgttaaaagtctgccattttagacatcgggttaaaaccggtgtagtatcacttaacgacaccggtcttcgaatcggttattaaccggtgtagtatcacttaacgacaccgtttcatcaacggtgtaaaaccgatgtaatattgtttgtatgttaataacaccaattttggcagcggtaaatgaccgatgtaatattagttaataacaccgattttgcagcggtggaaaaccgatgtaatatgtatattttttttaatagcacaaatttgattttcgaaacaatgaaaaaccgacaataataaaaaaaatacacaaatattcacaaattatacaaatattcttcattcaacaatatccataaaatacacaaatattcacaaattatataaataatcttcttacaacagtatccataaaatacccaaacattctttttacatcaaaagctagctaatagatatcaaaatcaaggtagaacattcttttaataacacatcaaggtagaaccgcacttcaaatgtaatctagtatgcattcagcccactcgaaccgcacttcatcaatttcaactctggagtacttgagatttgtaaactgtaaaaacacataaataatatattagtaaaccaagactaaaaatcatagttgaaaaagtagtaagagcaccaggtaacaagatgactaattggaatgcttaaaaaaaaacattcatcatttatctcaaccacatcatatagtaatagatctatcattcctgggaacttaatataatccaaaccaAAACTTTTAATCTAACTACAAAAACAGCAATTTAATctttcaaattcaattcattagtagtcGGCCTAAATGGCATAACTGTTTACCACTAAGAGTacatgaaaagtaaataaatttatttttagtttgcaaataataaattcacttttatcactaagagtacatggaaagtaaataaattcctcaacagcaataaagatgagtaacatcaattcatttatatgatttccaatgagatatatatatgcaccttagatgataatttatgTTTCAAAAGTGAAGCAACAGAGCATAAAGAAACAATAGTCAATAACCACACCGCATCGCTAATGTCATTCATGTAAAGATTCAGCCGTAGCAAGGACTTAGTTTTCTTAACAAACTCAGCGATGCTAAAGGCGCCTTTGGGACCAATCTCATTGTTGCCAATATCTAGAAGTGTTAtttttcctaaacaagaagaaataTAGTTTTACATAATTGCTGAGAAGTAGTACAATCAATAAATACTGGAAAGCCAACAGATCTGATGAAGAAATTAAATCTGCAAGAAAGAACTGCATGGATAGAAAATCTAAGTGTGTGTAAGTCTTATTAGCTTGAGATGTATAGATCGAATTGCCTTATTCTCAACTAGTGCTCCAGCAAGACTTGCAAAACCCTATAAAATTTCACATGGAAATAAGGTGTAAGGAGTAAGGACACCAGAAACAAAGTGTAAAAGATCTAGGAATTTCATAAAAAAACATGAAAGATTGCCCAAGAATAAGGTCATACAGAATATTCAATCATATTATTGTTAAGTTCCAGTACACGTAAAGTTTGATTTTCTTTCAGCATATCTGCAATAACCCTTGCACCCTACATAAGATATTTAGCATTCAGACTTTACCAGAATCAAGAatcattttcttcctcaagaCATCAAGCAATGAttgaaaaccgatgtctatgagggtttacATAACAACGATTGGACACTGCGTTCAAAAATTAATCAGTACTTTAGAGCCTTCAAAAATTCCCACTGCGTTCTTCACAGACTCAACATCAATGTCTATTAGCTTTCCTGTGCTTGATGCAATGATTGAACACCTCTTTTCTCGGGCATTAGGAAAAGGTGTTTGCTTTTTCTTCATAAGAAAACAATGCAATTCACGGCTAATTGTTAATTGTTATCATTGACACTCGAACGAAATTCTAATATAAGAAACACTGTTGACAATATGATGCAAACACACAtccaagaaaaaatagaaccatgCTTGCTAGATTAAAGAAAAATCGGAAAGTGATTTACCAATTTCATAGAATATATCGTTGACATTGACTGCTGTTTTAGCATAAGTTTCCATGAAAAAAAGACCATTCTCCTGAGCATAGCTCTGGGCTTCCTGCAGTATCACAAATGCATTACTAGTTATGCACCTTATAAAACAAAATGGTAATGCATATATCCATATTTCCATCTTGGCACCTACTTAATGACATACGTATACTGTTGAAACTCAATATCATCAGCCAACAACTGACATGGATAATATACTAATCCTGATGTGGCATTCCATGATGAAACTAGGATTTTCAAAGAGGTGACCCGAGCACAAAAATCCAACTACTATACTTTTAACACCACAAAGACATGGGAACAATGATATCCACTGTGTTAGCTAAAACCAAAAATGCGTTAGTCTGAAGAACGAGTAAGAAAAGACAAACAGTGGACTTGCTCCATTATGGTCAGGGAAAACTAGGATTTAATGAACACCATAGCAACCTCCTGCCGGTTGTGAATTTTCACCACTCAAGATAAATTCAGATGAAACTAAAAATATATTAAACAGTCAATTTGGCAATCATGGGATGCCCATTTTCTTGGCTAAAAAGTAAAGTTACAACTTTGACTAGTCTACCATGTATTTATAACGACCACTTCCTCAATTAGAGTAGGTGGAAATGAACTTGGTTTAGTCACAAACAAGTAGCAAAAATGTAGGCCAATCACGGAACAGACGAGTATAAAATAGGGAAGCCTCTTTGCATAAGCCACTTGAGAATTCAATAGATCAACTTATAAGCCCAGAGATGAGCAAGAGGCGagtgtttttttttcaaacagtTGGTAACAATAAATGACCAAATAAAGAGATGATAAAGGACCAATAACGATCTATGTTGATCAAAAGGAAATTGAATGAAAATGAGACAAATTCATGGTCTGAATTACCACCTAGGTGATTTGACTATCTTGAGGTTTTTCAAGTTAAACAACAGAACTAGTGAATCTAAGCAGAATAATCATTTGATATAATCCTGCTGGCCACTCTTGACTCTCAAGCTTGATTTATTTAGTATATACAGCAGCAGAAAAACCAATTAATCTGGAGATAAGCTTAAAGTTGCAAAATACAAACTATCAAATATATGATTTTAGGTTAACTTCTTTCCTCCTAATCAGAAGCATATTTCCTTTACTGCTACAGGTTCAGCTTTAGATAAGATGGCAGTAGCCCGCCTCAAAGAACAAGGCCTCAAAACATATTATTAGCAAAATGTGCTACAATATGATATGAAATAGCAGTGATGATGGAATAAACTTGCCTCAGCAGAAACCTGTCTAGATTCCAACAGGTCAGCTTTGTTACCAGCAAGTGCAATTATAGTGTTTGCGCTACCTAACACAGTATGTGGCACCGTCAACATTCCATAGATTAAATAAGTGAGAATCGTGTAAcacataaaatttagaaattaacaaATTCTGATGAGAAAATAACTTGGCCAATTGTAAatgctagttgcttctgtaaaaAAGATTACAGATGGCTCAGTATTACAATCATGAAAACAGCAACATCATGTTCATGCATTTGTGTTAATATTACTAGTGTTTCTATTACCAATCGTTCATTATTTGAGGTATTATGTCTTGCAACAAAATATTATTGCTTATGTAGATCTCTGAAATGTGTCAAAACAATCTGAATTGCTTGTCAGACACACAATAAGGACTTAGTGGAGCAATTTCTTTCCCACTAGTAAAGATGCAAGGCTTTGTTAGTACTGCAACTTTAGCTAACCTCAGAAAAGCTTAGGAAAGCTGAGTTGACCTCATAACTGCATATCTTAAATTTCTAATGCCATCGTGGAAAGAATTCGGTCAAACCAATCTAGCCAGAAAAGTGATGCTTCATTACTACTGGTCATACCAATATCTAATTGTGAGTATTTACCTGGTCACCAAGTATGTATCTCCAAATAAGACTTGGAAATTCACATATCATCCATTTCTTCATTAGTTTATCAATAAGTTGGGAGTACGTGATGTTGCCAGATCAtgccaaaggaaaaaaaaatgccaTACAACTTATATGGCAGCATAACAATTCAACTCAATCAAAACAATATTTAAATTATGACATACCAAATTTTAGGGCATATACTGAATGTATCTAGAAATTTTACTAGtagtttcaaaaataaatattaactttGAGAAATTTAGTCCCAATTCCAATTGAGCTAGCCTTAAGAGAAAGGTCGAAAATTTCAGATTCGTAGACGATAGACACAGCAACAATCTACAGATTATATATTTcacaaacaaaaggaaaaaaaacagaaAGGACTACCTGCGCGTTATTCGTAAGAAAGTTAAAGACTTAAAGTGTACCTTTTAGCCGAAACTACGTTCGAACGGTTGAAATCTTCCCCGAGATCGCCGTGCAGACGCTCTTTGATAGATCTCTTGCTCCTCTGCAATGGCGAGCGAGGCATCCACCACAAGCTCCAGCAGACCACCATGGAATAGCCGCCTTCGCCTCCTCTCGCCTCCCCACCTGCTCCTGCCCCGCCTTCTGCCGTTGACGTGGACGAAGGCACTTTCGAAAAGGAGCTCTTCGGCCTCACCGGAGGCTTCCCAGGCGGCGAAAAGGGCCTTAAAGACTTCATCCAGCGGAACCCCTCTCCTTCCGAGGCAAAGGCAAGGGCGGGCAGCGAGGAGAGCATCGCGGTGTTGCTAGCGCGGGCGAAGCCGAAGCTCCCCGAGCTTCCCCTTTTCCTGCCCGGGATGATCGTGATTGTGAAGAACCCCAAGAACCCTTTCCACATGTGCAGTGGGATCGTGCAGAGTCACCGACGAGAAGGTCGGTGTGCTCTTCGAAGGGGGGGCATTTATGTTGCGGTTTTGCTTAGGaccgaagcaggtggttttgatcctgatcgggagaggcagGTACgctagaaggagaagagggagatgaggggctgagagagatggccggaggaaagtggtggtgccgTAGCAACGATATAGGTTTAGGGCTAAGTATgggtggacggcgcgatataagtttaggtttagagggaagagtgaagtgttgtaaatttcggctaagtattggtgggaaaattatattattttattttatcatagacaccgggttttaaaaaccattgttcaaatcggtgtctattaacgaataaaaaggcgctcatagacatcggcttaaaaaccgatgtctatgagcaaaaaTCAGCCCTTATAGACaccagtttttggaaaaatcgatgtaaaatactcaaagacatcggtttttgcttaaaaccgttgttgttccaccgatgtctatgagggtttttcttgtagtgcatgcTTAGACTTAcgccgccaagactcacccttggactttcctcctttgccaagatcatacttggactctccttgttgtacctatatcctgtacactcacaatgcatatcaaatacaacaataaacctaacttaaacctttacccaaatatcaaaatctaagGCACCTAAATTGCTCCAACATAAGACTCCCTCCAAAAGTAGCCTATGTAtatggtgttggtgcaaccttaggtcaaggttgacctggttgacccgactcgaggtgacttgactcgagttgtattttgatgtttgacttgggaagattgtcggtgcaaccttaggtcaaggttgacctagttgagttgcatgtttatgtttgacactcgtgagtgagttctattcttgatgtgagacaagaatagatggttgggagattattggtgcaaccgtaggtcaaggattgacctggttgacctgattcaggaaagagtccaagtatggagacttggcaacggaaaaagtccaagcagggaacttggcactggaaaagtccaagcagggagcttggtacgcgaaaagtccaagtgtggagacttggcacgggaaaagtccaagtatggagacttggcactggaaaagtccaagtatggagacttggcacggagaagtccaagcagggagcttggcacgagggaaagtcctaactgggatgttaggcaggtggaaagtcctggtgagtgaagccaggcagtgggaaagtcctaactgggatgttaggcagttggaaagtcctggtgagtgaagccaggcagtgagaaagtcctaactgggatgttaggcagtgtggaaagtcctggtgagtgaagccaggcagtgggaaagtcctaactgggatgttaggcagttggaaagtcctggtgagtgaagccaggcagtgagaaagtcctaactgggatgttaggcagtgtggaagtcctggtgagtgaagccgggcaagggaaaatccagatggatcagggatgatcggacttctggtgttggaaagtccaagtaggtcaagggagtgatcggatacttggcacgaagaggaaaatccagatggatcagggatgatcggacatctggtgtggaaaagtctaagtgggtcaaagggattgaccggacacttagcggggagtgctagcaggtcaagggagtgaccggatgctaggcatgatgtaccaacaggtcaaggttgaccggatgttggtgtggaagccttaggtttagggctgagaagtttggatcgggctgcagaccgatccaatgatacatgggtcatctgatcggtctggtgaccgatcagtgaccgatcagtatgctactgatggttatctgatcggtctggagaccgatcagaaggagatcagtggcaaactagcagagaagagaagcctgatcggtctacggaccgatcagaaggttccctgatcggtctgtggaccgatcaggatgttccctgatcggtccatggaccgatcaggaacggaacagaagcgaaggttcttccctgatcggtctgcagaccgatcaggatgttgcctgatcggtccacagaccgatcagggttctagccgttgcaacgcaacggctagtttcttcgctgtttcttcttcgcaggtataaaggagacgagggcatcttctgtgattcttcttcttcttccttcgagttgcaaagtgctgttgtgcttgagctttgttgagctcctccttgtcgaagcttcgcgtgagcttcattccacgactggatcagctgctgctaagttgcttgttgcatctgtccgtgaagttgctacttcatccgggaccccagtcgacgagaaggcaagctactgtgtttacattcctgttgtattttgttcttgctattctcttgtactcttagcttgctgttgcaagtgattgtggcgaggtttctccacccacaaggagtttgatttagccggttttccggggactcatccaccgacggattgataggcttcgtccaccttacggacacgccgaggagtaggagtttcatctccgaacctcgttacatccttgcgtagaggtttgatttcttctcctgttttctttctgcatttagtttccgctgcgctaaccctagtttgtagaaagaaacgcgagcaattggggtcggctattcacaccccccctctctagccgtacgaagagatcctaacaagtggtatcagagcgaggccgctcttcgtcggattcacacccgtgggagcaaagctagagaatggatctctatggagaagacgtcaccattccacccttctacgaatgcggcgacttcgcgtattggaaggtaaggatgaagtactttcttatgactaacataatgaattggttttgtgtacaagaaggtttttctcctccggtggatagggaagggaaacctcttgagaagaaggagtggaccggagaacaaattcacaaatccgaaatcaacgaagaggtaacgaaaacaattgaattttcattacctactaatattttgtgtaagataggtaaatacaacaatgccaaggagttgtgggataacttggccaagtaccatgaggagagctccacttcaagtcatgaaaaggagcctagtgagtcaagtagctcacatcatgaagggagcgaattgggagttgagggctactcaacatccaaggaagaagaagaggagagttcttcttcaagatcggagcaagaagaagcatctacctccggaagggatgaggaagagagccttcatcccacctcaactctaggtaactcaagcaatttaaattctagtaaattgcatgtaatatgctttgagtgtagggaatttggacattacaagagtaaatgtccaaagagggttagaaagactccaccggcgccaaaggtcaagggagccggagtcccgacacgcaaaggcaaggagcacgtggtatgcttccaatgcaagcgaaggggacattatcggagtcaatgtccaagggggaggcaacctcacaaggacaagggatgcacatcgatagggggagctaaggcaaaccctaaggtaccgtTTAAGGCAtactattgcaattcaaataagaaacatgctagtagttttattgctatagcaaataatgatgagcatgttaacaatAGAAAATCAtatgtgtgcttaggtgctaaacatgttagcttagataagaacaatactaggaaagccaaccctagaattaatccatctaaggctaaggaaaatctagatagaaatcccaaatcaactagacacatgcctaagaacacctcaagaaagaatgacaaatcaaaacttgaggtattagagaaagaaaatcaagtcttgaggtcaagacttgactctctagaaaaggctcttaaggatttgactctagagtctaggggtcaaaaacccaagtccaaggacaagaaaggtttgggtcacaaacctaagtcccaaatggtcaagcccacttaccacaatgttccattcgattatggaacaaaacctagggctaggaagaccaccaccaaggtcacaaggggagtcacccctagagttgatcttgatgagtcccaaatgaccaaggctttaaagcctaagagggtcattaggagggttgctagggaaattatccctagtgaatatttagtgaacccaatgagctctaataggtattgggttcctaggagcatcctctctacctcatagatgggttagagagtgtcaactccgcttAGAATGGTAGTtagcccaactttgaggaaattgacactcaaggagcattttcaaggttttgttaacctttgaaaatgaaatagaattactagttactcctttgaagagttaaatgtgcctaaagattggaaatttcatttttaatctcaattggcacaatttgggaaaatctagagaactcttgaggaaaaatgaaacatgccaagttttgaggataaatttgatcttttaagtggcatgaattaatctagagttcaagaagtgtcaaaattaggattttgacatcttggggcaatctaggattaaatttgaagttagccaagtggttaaggatacttagataggtaatctaggtatatttatttatgctaaatcttgccatgattgtttgccctcacatgtcatgacatcatgtttagttttattatcatttgaaatgtcatgataatgcttaggttatctatatgtcatgtttatttaagttttcaaacttcatgccatgacatcatgacattggcacatgtttttacttatgatatcattttatgtcatgtcatcatctcttgcattaataatcaatgaagttgatttaaggatgaaaaacacattctgatattgagatcaaatttgtgtttagaaaatacatgagaccttagtctaagatacctaaactcatatctcacatcaacattgacttggatgtgtttgatacactttagatgtatgtgagatattaggatcatgagttaggatttaggtgcatagttcttgtacctagatgagcctaattcaagaaatggaggatcatagggaaaacttgtgtacaggtcatgtacatatagtcctaagattatggtcctaaattcaaatggttttaaaagcattttaaaattgatttgaaaaatcttgatgaagccatcttagtgattgcattcatcattgaacattgtgatataaagttgagttaaacttgaactatttcaaagtttttgaactttgtatcaagattgaaaaatggaaactattttcatagaaaactattttttcatgatagtatatgttatgaggaatgtatcctcaaaatttcacaatttttcaaattttctgaaattttctaggagtttctgaatttcgggaaggaaatttcagaaatctcctgTCAGTGGCtagatcggtccggggaccgatccagggaagatctgatcggtctgcggaccgatccagagtattatggatcagtctgcagaccaatccagtgagttccagtagcttggtgcgatctggtgaaggcctgatcggtctggggaccgatccatggggtttctgatcggtctggggaccgatcagagcgtgccagtttctgattttcagctgttgtctgaaatttcagttatggaaatgctgtttttgtggatttctaaaggtttgagactctccaagacattgttggtgcaatggtcaagggggagttgacctttagggggagtcttaactaattgtcaagggggagttgacttttagggggagtttttactccttaagacttttgaggattcgtgatatgggattatcactaagttgattgttgagtttagtatcaagggggaaattaagagtttcaatgaaaggtatggtactttcattaggaagaaactcttgaccttgatactctccttttttttttttttctttttgatgtgtgtcaaaaaggggagagtgttcattggagaattattggagaacccaagttaggttatcgggttaacctaagctaggggaagaatgtcaaggaatgttcgaggaagaacattggaattctttttgatgtgtgtcaaaaagggggagaattattggagaacccaagttaggttatcgggttaacctaaggggagaatgtctagagaatgttcaaggaaagaacattggacattggaagatggttggaaaacctaagttaggttatcgagttaacctaacttgattatgggttttgtcaaacatcaaaaagggggagattgttggtgcaaccttaggtcaaggttgacctggttgacccgactcgaggtgacttgactcgagttgtattttgatgtttgacttgggaagattgtcggtgcaaccttaggtcaaggttgacctagttgagttgcatgtttatgtttgacactcgtgagt encodes the following:
- the LOC122041253 gene encoding uncharacterized protein LOC122041253 isoform X3, with the protein product MWKGFLGFFTITIIPGRKRGSSGSFGFARASNTAMLSSLPALAFASEGEGFRWMKSLRPFSPPGKPPVRPKSSFSKVPSSTSTAEGGAGAGGEARGGEGGYSMVVCWSLWWMPRSPLQRSKRSIKERLHGDLGEDFNRSNVVSAKSANTIIALAGNKADLLESRQVSAEEAQSYAQENGLFFMETYAKTAVNVNDIFYEIVYKSQVLQS
- the LOC122041253 gene encoding uncharacterized protein LOC122041253 isoform X4 yields the protein MWKGFLGFFTITIIPGRKRGSSGSFGFARASNTAMLSSLPALAFASEGEGFRWMKSLRPFSPPGKPPVRPKSSFSKVPSSTSTAEGGAGAGGEARGGEGGYSMVVCWSLWWMPRSPLQRSKRSIKERLHGDLGEDFNRSNVVSAKRKPRAMLRRMVFFSWKLMLKQQSMSTIYSMKLGFASLAGALVENKAIRSIHLKLIRLTHT
- the LOC122041253 gene encoding uncharacterized protein LOC122041253 isoform X2 — encoded protein: MWKGFLGFFTITIIPGRKRGSSGSFGFARASNTAMLSSLPALAFASEGEGFRWMKSLRPFSPPGKPPVRPKSSFSKVPSSTSTAEGGAGAGGEARGGEGGYSMVVCWSLWWMPRSPLQRSKRSIKERLHGDLGEDFNRSNVVSAKSANTIIALAGNKADLLESRQVSAEEAQSYAQENGLFFMETYAKTAVNVNDIFYEIGFCKSCWSTS
- the LOC122041253 gene encoding uncharacterized protein LOC122041253 isoform X1, translating into MWKGFLGFFTITIIPGRKRGSSGSFGFARASNTAMLSSLPALAFASEGEGFRWMKSLRPFSPPGKPPVRPKSSFSKVPSSTSTAEGGAGAGGEARGGEGGYSMVVCWSLWWMPRSPLQRSKRSIKERLHGDLGEDFNRSNVVSAKRKPRAMLRRMVFFSWKLMLKQQSMSTIYSMKLKKQTPFPNAREKRCSIIASSTGKLIDIDVESVKNAVGIFEGSKVLINF